The following coding sequences are from one Rubinisphaera margarita window:
- a CDS encoding ArnT family glycosyltransferase, which produces MQHLRRCLNARWSGGVILGLLATLLVILTIDPSGTYPQLGSGPGITVDESFNVQQGVLQVEAFRAYGVFLIDPVNVKEVFGGESGIPYLPDHPPLGRLVLGVAHHVWSGLFPPHAATSVDVTAAARTGSAVMFGLTVFLVGATAGTWFGTAAGWIAAASLLLMPRVFAHAHIASLETSVNLFVTLAVLCTAHSWSRYFGRPDTPETETKTETAAEPSPQWTWKAGLIPGVYMGLAMLTKIQGFLIIPGIIAWGLFYGRQRAVLPLLVCGVTANVVFFLGWPWLWLDPIGHLQEFLGSATDRVTLNNWYMGQVFKDVETPWHYPWVMSLVTIPVGLLALGFLGLWVEARHRFRDARLTLVLIAMLIPLLLFSTGAAVYDGSRLFLTVFPLGAIFIGRGGSWLWTLLSAKFSEKKVAILLSAGMLLQAIGVMATHPCQLSYYNLLAGGTTGAESLGFEATYWQDSLTREFWQDSAEIIPTGATVHVMPVLHQFQLDDLRKQVPVIRKMNWQLQPWSGGEEVVPEYLIIFNRKADIPENYRDSSRTAEVEVRAGGCGIFKGRRVASLYVGVDADER; this is translated from the coding sequence ATGCAACATCTCCGCCGATGTCTGAATGCTCGCTGGAGTGGAGGGGTCATTCTCGGACTGCTGGCCACGCTGCTGGTGATTCTCACAATTGATCCGTCCGGTACGTATCCGCAACTCGGGTCTGGGCCGGGGATTACGGTTGATGAGTCGTTCAATGTTCAGCAGGGCGTGCTGCAGGTCGAGGCCTTTCGGGCGTACGGCGTTTTTCTGATCGATCCGGTCAATGTGAAGGAAGTCTTCGGCGGGGAATCCGGGATTCCGTATCTGCCGGATCATCCCCCGCTGGGTCGTCTGGTGCTCGGCGTCGCCCATCATGTCTGGTCGGGCCTCTTTCCGCCGCACGCCGCCACTTCCGTCGATGTCACCGCCGCTGCTCGCACCGGGTCAGCGGTGATGTTCGGGCTGACTGTGTTTCTGGTCGGAGCGACGGCTGGGACGTGGTTCGGAACGGCTGCGGGCTGGATCGCGGCGGCTTCGCTGCTATTGATGCCGCGGGTGTTTGCTCATGCCCATATTGCCTCGCTCGAAACGAGTGTGAATCTGTTCGTCACGCTGGCGGTTCTCTGCACGGCTCATTCGTGGTCGAGATACTTCGGCCGCCCGGACACTCCTGAAACCGAAACCAAAACCGAAACCGCAGCCGAACCGTCACCGCAGTGGACCTGGAAAGCCGGCCTGATTCCCGGCGTCTACATGGGTCTGGCAATGCTGACCAAGATTCAGGGCTTTCTCATCATTCCCGGCATCATCGCCTGGGGACTCTTCTACGGGCGACAACGGGCGGTGTTGCCGTTGCTTGTCTGCGGCGTGACGGCGAATGTCGTTTTCTTCCTTGGCTGGCCCTGGCTCTGGCTCGATCCGATCGGCCATCTGCAGGAGTTTCTCGGAAGTGCGACCGATCGGGTCACGCTCAACAACTGGTACATGGGGCAGGTCTTCAAAGATGTCGAAACGCCCTGGCATTATCCCTGGGTGATGTCGCTGGTGACCATCCCGGTCGGGCTGCTTGCGCTTGGCTTCCTGGGATTGTGGGTCGAAGCGCGCCACCGGTTTCGCGATGCCCGACTCACCCTCGTGCTGATCGCGATGCTGATTCCGCTGCTCCTCTTTTCCACCGGAGCAGCCGTCTACGATGGCAGCCGGTTGTTTCTCACCGTTTTCCCGCTCGGGGCGATCTTCATCGGTCGCGGCGGCTCCTGGCTGTGGACCTTGCTCAGCGCAAAGTTCTCCGAAAAGAAAGTGGCGATTCTGCTTTCGGCTGGGATGCTGCTTCAGGCGATCGGCGTGATGGCCACTCATCCCTGTCAGCTCAGTTATTACAATCTTCTGGCCGGAGGGACGACTGGAGCGGAGTCGCTCGGGTTCGAAGCGACCTACTGGCAGGACAGTCTCACGCGAGAGTTCTGGCAAGACAGCGCGGAGATCATTCCGACTGGAGCGACGGTTCACGTGATGCCGGTTTTGCATCAGTTTCAGCTCGACGATCTTCGCAAGCAGGTTCCGGTCATTCGCAAAATGAACTGGCAGCTGCAGCCGTGGAGCGGAGGCGAAGAGGTGGTGCCGGAGTATCTGATCATCTTCAACCGCAAAGCCGATATCCCCGAGAACTATCGCGACAGCAGCCGGACGGCCGAGGTGGAAGTCCGCGCGGGTGGCTGCGGAATCTTTAAAGGCCGACGCGTGGCGTCTCTGTATGTTGGAGTTGATGCCGATGAGCGATGA
- a CDS encoding lactate utilization protein B gives MIAKKHPQAAAEFVANIDRAHWHDQALWFVREKRDRMAHSLPEWETLRQTATEIKDYVLSHADEVLLEFATNAEKLGATVHWARDAAEHNQIVLDIIRKHDAKKIVKSKSMLTEECGLNQFLERHDLDVVDTDLGERIVQLRKEHPSHIVLPAIHIKKEEVGECFHEHLGTEEGASDPKYLAEAARQHLREKFLQADIGITGVNFAIAETGGFVVCTNEGNADLGVSLPKVHIACMGIEKLVPRAADLGVFLRLLARSATGQPITTYSSHFNGPRDDDSEMHIILVDNGRSNLIGDPEFRNSLKCIRCGACMNTCPVYRRSGGHSYHATVPGPIGSILNPARDPKKFASLPHACSLCGSCTDVCPVKIDLHHQLYTWRNKLVLRNLLPAGKRFSMKAASFMMQRPWLFKTVGSIGRWKLRVMPRFMKYNSLLNPWGRQRELPPAPKKSFRAEYRQRAGK, from the coding sequence ATGATCGCGAAAAAACATCCGCAGGCTGCCGCTGAATTTGTCGCCAACATCGATCGGGCCCACTGGCACGATCAGGCTCTCTGGTTCGTCCGTGAAAAACGGGACCGGATGGCCCATTCGCTGCCCGAATGGGAAACGCTCCGGCAGACCGCGACTGAGATCAAGGACTACGTCCTGTCTCACGCCGATGAGGTCCTGCTCGAGTTCGCCACAAACGCCGAAAAGCTGGGCGCGACGGTCCACTGGGCTCGCGATGCCGCCGAGCATAATCAGATCGTGCTCGACATCATCCGCAAGCACGATGCGAAGAAGATCGTCAAAAGCAAATCGATGCTGACCGAGGAATGCGGTCTCAACCAGTTCCTCGAGCGGCACGATCTCGACGTGGTCGATACCGACCTCGGGGAGCGGATCGTTCAGCTGCGGAAAGAGCATCCCAGTCACATCGTGCTGCCGGCCATTCACATTAAGAAAGAAGAAGTCGGCGAGTGTTTTCACGAACACCTCGGCACGGAAGAAGGCGCCTCCGATCCGAAGTATCTGGCGGAAGCCGCCCGTCAGCATCTGCGTGAAAAGTTTCTGCAGGCCGATATCGGCATCACCGGCGTGAACTTCGCGATCGCGGAAACCGGCGGGTTTGTCGTCTGCACCAATGAAGGGAATGCTGACCTCGGAGTTTCGTTGCCGAAGGTTCACATTGCCTGCATGGGGATTGAGAAACTGGTCCCGCGAGCAGCCGATCTCGGTGTGTTCCTGCGACTGCTGGCCCGCTCGGCGACCGGGCAGCCGATTACGACTTACTCGTCTCACTTCAACGGGCCGCGCGATGACGACTCCGAGATGCACATCATTCTGGTCGACAACGGACGCAGCAATCTGATTGGCGATCCCGAGTTCCGGAACTCGCTGAAGTGTATCCGTTGCGGAGCCTGCATGAATACCTGCCCGGTTTACCGACGCAGCGGCGGACACAGCTATCACGCGACCGTGCCGGGACCGATCGGATCGATTCTGAATCCGGCTCGCGACCCGAAGAAGTTCGCGAGCCTGCCGCACGCCTGCAGCCTCTGCGGCTCCTGCACCGACGTCTGCCCGGTGAAGATTGATCTGCACCATCAGCTTTACACCTGGCGGAATAAACTCGTGCTTCGCAACCTGCTGCCGGCTGGTAAACGGTTCTCGATGAAAGCCGCCAGTTTCATGATGCAACGCCCCTGGCTGTTCAAAACGGTCGGCAGCATCGGTCGCTGGAAACTCCGCGTGATGCCCCGTTTCATGAAGTACAACTCGCTGCTCAATCCCTGGGGCCGCCAGCGGGAACTGCCGCCCGCTCCGAAGAAATCGTTCCGAGCCGAGTATCGGCAACGAGCCGGGAAGTAG
- a CDS encoding glycosyltransferase family 4 protein has protein sequence MKIAHIITRLIIGGAQENTLHTVEDHLTDYGDDVTLITGPTTGPEGSLMDRARASGCRLIEVDPLRRSISPKHEWLAYRELKCVLRELKPDIVHTHSSKAGILGRKAAAAVRLLCVHTIHGAAFHYGQHPLLYRTYRRAERMAVPWTDHYISVADAMTEQYLAAGIGRPEQYTTVYSGFDVEPFLQEPVHRDELRREWGLTDEHVVIGKIGRLFPLKGHDALIAVAAEVIRECSQVRFLFVGDGILREQYENQIRSLGLEQHFVFTGLVPPAEIPRLLQGMDIVAHTSQWEGLARVLPQGLIARKPVVSFDIDGAREVVIPNETGCLIPRNDFPALSQALIELARSPERREQFGSTGRDRFTDRFRHQTMSREIREVYEQVLTEKAAS, from the coding sequence TTGAAGATCGCGCACATCATCACCCGGCTGATCATCGGCGGGGCTCAGGAAAACACGTTGCACACCGTCGAAGATCATCTGACGGACTACGGCGATGATGTGACGCTGATCACCGGCCCCACGACCGGTCCGGAAGGTTCGCTGATGGATCGGGCTCGGGCGTCCGGCTGCCGGCTGATTGAAGTCGATCCGCTTCGCCGCAGCATCAGTCCGAAACACGAATGGCTCGCTTATCGGGAGTTGAAATGCGTCCTTCGCGAATTGAAGCCCGACATCGTGCACACGCACAGTTCGAAAGCGGGCATCCTCGGTCGCAAAGCCGCTGCAGCCGTCCGGCTTCTCTGTGTGCATACGATTCACGGAGCCGCCTTTCATTACGGCCAGCATCCGCTGCTCTATCGAACGTATCGTCGAGCCGAGCGGATGGCGGTCCCCTGGACCGATCATTACATCAGCGTGGCCGATGCGATGACCGAGCAGTATCTCGCCGCCGGGATCGGGCGCCCGGAACAATACACGACCGTCTACAGCGGCTTCGATGTCGAACCGTTTCTCCAGGAGCCGGTGCATCGTGATGAACTTCGCCGGGAATGGGGACTGACCGACGAGCACGTCGTGATCGGCAAGATCGGCCGGCTGTTTCCGCTCAAGGGACACGATGCCCTCATTGCCGTGGCAGCCGAGGTGATTCGCGAATGTTCGCAGGTCCGCTTTCTGTTCGTGGGGGATGGCATCCTGCGGGAACAGTATGAGAATCAGATTCGCAGTCTCGGCCTCGAACAGCATTTCGTCTTCACCGGACTCGTTCCGCCCGCCGAGATTCCGCGACTGCTGCAGGGGATGGACATCGTCGCGCACACCAGCCAGTGGGAAGGACTCGCCCGCGTACTTCCACAGGGGTTGATCGCCCGCAAGCCGGTCGTCAGTTTCGATATCGACGGAGCCCGCGAAGTCGTCATTCCGAATGAAACCGGCTGCCTGATTCCCCGCAACGATTTCCCGGCTCTGAGTCAGGCATTGATCGAACTCGCGCGAAGTCCGGAACGGCGAGAACAATTCGGCTCCACCGGCCGGGACCGCTTCACCGACCGCTTTCGGCACCAGACGATGTCCCGAGAGATCCGCGAGGTCTATGAGCAGGTGCTGACAGAAAAAGCAGCTTCTTGA
- a CDS encoding Gfo/Idh/MocA family protein, translated as MKKSVRIGLIGAGRNTCRKHIPGFREIPDVELVSVCNSHPESTAQVAAKHQILRTCENWKQVVEDAGVDAIVIGTWPNLHCEITCAALEAGKHVLTEARMARNLEEARRMQSCATKHPEQIAMVVPSPFGLRHGAYIRELIDHRFLGDLREVNVAGVDDSFWDTSQFLHPRQDQNFSGKNVLSLGILHETLSRWIPRTTRVLAQATLFEPERPVEGAAELARVTVPDHLAVLSQIEGGARGIYHISAMTMFGPGHHIHLHGSEGAIKVHFDPQSDRETVQCGRLGDDHLTTLELSPEQEGRWQVEADFIAAIRGEQPVQLNDFRTALEYMAFTEAVHESWTTDKPVDVPAVE; from the coding sequence GTGAAGAAGTCTGTTCGAATCGGTTTGATTGGTGCCGGCCGCAACACGTGTCGGAAGCACATCCCCGGGTTTCGCGAGATTCCGGATGTCGAGCTGGTGAGCGTCTGCAACAGCCACCCGGAATCGACGGCGCAAGTCGCGGCCAAGCATCAGATTCTGCGAACCTGCGAGAACTGGAAGCAGGTAGTGGAGGATGCTGGCGTCGATGCCATTGTGATCGGCACCTGGCCGAATCTGCATTGTGAAATCACCTGTGCGGCTCTCGAAGCGGGCAAACACGTCCTGACCGAAGCGCGGATGGCCCGCAATTTGGAGGAAGCCCGACGGATGCAGAGCTGTGCCACGAAGCACCCGGAACAGATTGCGATGGTCGTTCCCAGTCCATTCGGACTGCGACATGGGGCCTACATTCGCGAACTGATTGACCACCGATTCCTCGGCGATCTGCGCGAGGTGAATGTCGCCGGGGTCGACGACTCGTTCTGGGATACCTCGCAGTTTCTGCACCCTCGACAGGACCAGAATTTCAGCGGGAAGAACGTACTCTCCCTCGGAATTTTGCACGAGACATTGAGCCGGTGGATTCCTCGAACCACGCGCGTGCTGGCTCAGGCAACGCTGTTTGAACCGGAGCGGCCCGTTGAAGGAGCGGCGGAACTGGCCCGGGTGACGGTTCCCGATCATCTGGCCGTGCTCAGTCAGATTGAAGGCGGCGCCCGCGGGATCTATCACATCAGCGCGATGACCATGTTCGGACCAGGCCATCACATCCACCTGCATGGATCGGAAGGGGCGATCAAGGTTCACTTTGATCCGCAATCGGATCGTGAAACCGTGCAATGCGGGCGGCTCGGAGATGATCATCTGACAACGCTGGAGCTTTCTCCGGAACAGGAGGGGCGGTGGCAGGTCGAAGCCGATTTCATCGCCGCGATTCGAGGCGAACAGCCGGTCCAGCTGAATGATTTCAGGACCGCTTTGGAATACATGGCCTTCACCGAAGCGGTGCACGAAAGCTGGACGACCGACAAACCGGTCGACGTTCCAGCCGTCGAGTAG
- a CDS encoding OmpH family outer membrane protein, protein MKRFTLLTLCLGMMLSLSPRVTSAAEGQPAAGQKKSVGLIDMAYLFKEYKKFADLRDQLRNDIKGSDDKAKQMGEQLQALQKTLKDGTYKEGTPEYQKIEAQLIAQSTQFEAFRKTQQREYLRRESKIYKDIYMEVVEAVGQYASYYQYDVIIRFSRDGVGETDNAQELIQNMNRQVVWHNQGIDITEAVLKYLNSKYTPTAAAPAGDTTTK, encoded by the coding sequence GTGAAACGATTCACTCTCTTGACCCTGTGTCTGGGAATGATGCTGTCCCTGTCCCCTCGCGTGACGAGCGCCGCTGAAGGTCAGCCGGCTGCCGGACAGAAAAAATCGGTCGGTTTGATCGATATGGCTTACTTGTTCAAGGAATACAAGAAGTTCGCCGATCTGCGTGATCAGCTGCGAAACGACATCAAAGGCAGCGACGACAAAGCCAAGCAGATGGGCGAACAGCTGCAGGCTCTGCAGAAGACCCTGAAAGACGGCACCTACAAAGAAGGTACTCCGGAGTACCAGAAGATCGAAGCCCAGCTGATCGCTCAGTCGACTCAGTTCGAAGCTTTCCGCAAGACGCAGCAGCGTGAGTATCTTCGTCGCGAGTCGAAGATTTACAAAGACATCTACATGGAAGTGGTCGAAGCCGTCGGTCAGTACGCCTCGTACTACCAGTACGATGTTATCATCCGCTTCAGCCGCGATGGCGTTGGCGAAACCGACAACGCTCAGGAACTGATCCAGAACATGAACCGTCAGGTCGTGTGGCACAATCAGGGCATCGACATCACCGAAGCTGTCCTGAAGTACCTCAACTCGAAGTACACCCCGACCGCTGCCGCTCCTGCTGGCGACACCACCACCAAGTAG
- the lpxC gene encoding UDP-3-O-acyl-N-acetylglucosamine deacetylase: protein MPGRFQQTISRSTSVKGFGLFTNADVCVTFQPAGENHGIVFQRVDLPGQPKIKGCITNIAAEERRTKLLEGSASVEMVEHVLAALAGLRIDNCLIQVDAPELPGCDGSALPYAAALLDGEPVQQAARRKMVVLKENSVLEDEDAVITAGPYFSGLRLSYDLNYGADSVIPAQLADFSIDPVTFASSIAGARTFVLEKEIVYLRSRGYGEKVSTSDLLVYGQDGPVDNELRAHNECARHKLLDCLGDLSLCGCDVQGHIRAFRSGHRHNHQLARLVYDLAQKKTSAVERAA from the coding sequence ATGCCCGGTCGATTCCAGCAGACGATATCCCGCTCCACGTCCGTAAAAGGATTCGGGCTGTTCACGAATGCGGATGTCTGTGTCACGTTCCAGCCAGCTGGCGAAAATCATGGCATCGTTTTTCAACGCGTCGATCTTCCGGGGCAGCCGAAAATCAAAGGCTGTATCACCAACATCGCCGCCGAAGAACGACGCACGAAGCTGCTCGAAGGATCCGCGTCTGTCGAAATGGTGGAGCATGTGCTCGCCGCCCTGGCTGGACTGCGGATCGACAACTGCCTGATTCAGGTGGACGCCCCCGAACTGCCGGGTTGCGATGGATCGGCGTTGCCGTACGCGGCGGCGCTGCTCGATGGCGAGCCGGTTCAACAGGCGGCTCGCCGAAAAATGGTCGTGCTGAAAGAGAACAGTGTTCTCGAAGATGAGGATGCGGTCATTACCGCCGGCCCCTACTTCAGTGGACTGCGACTCAGTTACGACCTCAACTACGGAGCCGACTCGGTGATTCCGGCTCAGCTGGCGGATTTCTCCATCGATCCGGTGACGTTCGCATCCAGCATCGCCGGGGCTCGCACATTTGTGCTGGAAAAAGAAATCGTTTACCTGCGAAGCCGGGGCTACGGAGAGAAGGTGTCGACCTCGGACCTGCTGGTTTATGGTCAGGACGGGCCGGTCGACAACGAACTGCGTGCCCACAACGAATGCGCCCGGCACAAGCTGCTCGACTGCCTGGGCGATCTATCCCTCTGCGGCTGCGATGTGCAGGGGCACATTCGCGCCTTCCGCAGCGGGCATCGACACAATCATCAGCTGGCCAGACTGGTTTACGATCTGGCTCAAAAGAAGACATCCGCTGTAGAGCGGGCCGCATAG
- a CDS encoding Gfo/Idh/MocA family oxidoreductase — protein sequence MGQLKPIRMAVIGVGALGRHHARILAGMQGVDLVAVADPNAAQAQAVAEQHQTDWVTDYTEILDQVDAVSLVAPTFLHYEIAADCLARGKDILVEKPLTADVPQAQKLTELSLDHDCILQVGHIERFNPAFEVLCDSITSVPRYIRAERLSPFPFRSLDIGAVHDLMIHDIELVLHLTGSMPTLVESFGSRLMGAHEDTVQTRLHFAGGCIADITASRVNPEPRRCISVWTNTENISADLQTRSVSIHRPTSKLLNGPAMEDRMRAGEDVTELKTRVFSEFIETETVQASAEDALTAELQEFTECVRSRQQPRVDGKEGTMAVQTAERVLQSMLKNCVNHRAKAAGEARAA from the coding sequence ATGGGTCAACTGAAACCAATTCGTATGGCTGTCATTGGCGTCGGCGCTTTGGGGCGTCATCACGCCCGTATTCTGGCCGGGATGCAGGGAGTCGATCTGGTCGCCGTCGCCGATCCGAATGCGGCTCAGGCACAGGCCGTCGCCGAACAGCATCAGACTGACTGGGTCACCGACTACACCGAGATCCTCGATCAGGTCGATGCTGTCTCGCTGGTCGCTCCCACGTTCCTGCATTACGAAATCGCAGCCGACTGCCTGGCACGCGGAAAAGACATTCTGGTCGAGAAGCCCCTGACCGCCGATGTTCCTCAGGCGCAGAAGCTGACCGAACTCTCGCTCGATCACGACTGTATTCTTCAAGTCGGACACATTGAACGGTTCAATCCCGCGTTCGAAGTTCTCTGCGATTCGATCACTTCAGTGCCGCGATACATTCGAGCCGAGCGGCTCAGCCCGTTCCCGTTCCGTTCGCTCGACATCGGAGCCGTGCACGATCTGATGATTCACGATATCGAACTCGTGCTGCATCTGACCGGTTCGATGCCCACTCTGGTGGAGTCGTTCGGTTCCCGGTTGATGGGAGCACACGAAGACACCGTGCAGACTCGCCTGCATTTCGCCGGCGGCTGTATTGCCGATATCACGGCGAGCCGCGTCAATCCGGAACCGCGTCGCTGCATCAGCGTCTGGACGAACACGGAGAACATTTCGGCTGACCTGCAGACGCGGTCCGTTTCGATTCACCGTCCGACGTCGAAGCTGCTCAACGGGCCGGCGATGGAAGACCGGATGCGAGCCGGTGAAGATGTTACCGAACTCAAGACCCGCGTCTTCAGCGAGTTCATTGAAACGGAAACCGTTCAGGCTTCGGCCGAGGACGCATTGACCGCTGAGCTGCAGGAATTCACCGAATGTGTCCGCAGCCGTCAGCAGCCGCGAGTCGATGGCAAGGAAGGCACAATGGCCGTGCAGACCGCCGAACGTGTCTTGCAGTCGATGCTAAAAAACTGCGTCAACCACCGCGCCAAAGCTGCCGGCGAAGCCCGCGCGGCGTAG
- a CDS encoding inositol-3-phosphate synthase — protein sequence MTKKKTGIWFIGAWGGVSTTVAVGLAGLQKGVAPQTGLVTSLPLFDELPLADWDTFIVGGHEIRDFSYAEAARELYQKSRIFTPELLDQVDDLLAEYDKNVQPGTLINVGSTIEALSSARTRESHGESPAAAVERIQTDLEDFQNKHDLEHVIVVNLASTEPPVDLTVIPDTWNELGELLEASEASPLPASSLYAIAAFQAGCSFVNFTPSIGADLPALIELAEETGSLHCGRDGKTGETLLKSVLAPMFAARNLRVQSWVGHNIFGNMDGVVLNDPINKQTKVRSKDHLLTEILGYKPQSLVSIEYIESLGDWKTAWDHIHFQGFLNTPMTMQFTWQGCDSILAAPLVLDLVRLTQFERSRGNAGIQEHLACFFKSPMGSCSPEFAQQFEMLQQWVVDTIE from the coding sequence ATGACGAAGAAGAAAACGGGAATCTGGTTTATTGGTGCCTGGGGCGGAGTTTCGACCACCGTCGCGGTCGGTCTCGCAGGATTGCAGAAGGGTGTCGCTCCCCAGACCGGGCTCGTCACCTCGCTGCCATTGTTTGACGAACTCCCGCTCGCCGACTGGGACACCTTCATCGTCGGCGGCCACGAGATCCGCGACTTCTCCTACGCGGAAGCGGCCCGGGAGCTCTATCAGAAGTCCCGCATCTTCACGCCGGAACTGCTCGATCAGGTCGACGATCTGCTTGCCGAGTACGACAAGAACGTCCAGCCCGGGACGCTGATCAATGTCGGCAGCACGATCGAAGCCCTGTCCTCGGCTCGAACCCGAGAATCGCACGGCGAATCGCCAGCTGCGGCCGTCGAGCGCATTCAGACCGATCTCGAAGACTTCCAGAACAAACACGATCTGGAACACGTGATCGTCGTCAACCTGGCTTCGACGGAACCCCCGGTCGATCTGACGGTCATTCCCGATACCTGGAATGAGCTCGGTGAACTGCTCGAAGCGAGTGAAGCGTCTCCCCTGCCGGCCAGCTCGCTGTATGCGATCGCCGCGTTTCAGGCCGGTTGTTCGTTCGTGAACTTCACCCCGTCGATCGGAGCCGACTTGCCCGCTCTCATCGAACTGGCGGAGGAAACCGGGTCGCTGCACTGCGGTCGCGACGGCAAAACCGGTGAGACACTGTTGAAGTCGGTGCTTGCTCCGATGTTCGCCGCCCGAAACCTGCGCGTGCAGAGCTGGGTCGGTCACAACATCTTCGGCAATATGGACGGCGTCGTGCTGAACGACCCGATCAACAAGCAGACCAAGGTCCGCTCGAAGGATCATCTGCTGACCGAAATTCTGGGCTACAAACCGCAGTCTCTGGTGTCGATCGAGTACATCGAATCGCTCGGCGACTGGAAAACTGCCTGGGACCACATCCACTTCCAGGGCTTCCTGAATACGCCAATGACAATGCAGTTTACCTGGCAGGGCTGTGACTCGATTCTGGCTGCCCCGCTGGTGCTCGATCTCGTGCGACTGACACAATTCGAACGCAGCCGTGGCAACGCCGGCATCCAGGAACACCTGGCCTGCTTCTTCAAAAGCCCCATGGGCAGCTGCTCCCCCGAGTTCGCCCAGCAGTTTGAAATGCTGCAACAATGGGTCGTCGATACGATCGAGTAA